One Pseudorasbora parva isolate DD20220531a chromosome 4, ASM2467924v1, whole genome shotgun sequence genomic region harbors:
- the dctpp1 gene encoding glutamyl-tRNA(Gln) amidotransferase subunit B, mitochondrial, whose amino-acid sequence MALQQNGTASKMPEHNGETSSHHPSMNGNGEIKRDQAERFTFTSEPTLEDIRRMQAEFTDERNWNQFHQPRNLLLALVGEVGEVSELFQWRGEVVEGLPGWTEPEREHLAQELSDVLIYLVELAEKCHVDLPQAVLRKMALNRLKYPASKVHGSAKKYTEYKD is encoded by the coding sequence ATGGCACTTCAACAAAACGGGACCGCATCCAAAATGCCCGAACACAACGGCGAAACTTCCAGCCATCACCCATCTATGAATGGGAATGGAGAAATCAAGCGCGATCAGGCCGAGCGGTTCACTTTCACATCCGAACCTACACTTGAAGATATCCGCCGCATGCAGGCTGAGTTCACTGACGAGAGAAACTGGAACCAGTTCCACCAGCCGAGGAACCTGCTGCTTGCGCTGGTCGGAGAGGTCGGGGAAGTGTCGGAGCTGTTCCAGTGGCGCGGGGAGGTGGTGGAAGGTCTGCCAGGCTGGACCGAGCCGGAGCGGGAACACCTGGCTCAGGAACTCAGCGACGTATTGATCTATCTGGTGGAACTGGCCGAGAAATGCCACGTTGATTTACCTCAAGCTGTTCTGCGCAAAATGGCTCTCAATCGACTCAAGTACCCGGCCAGCAAAGTTCATGGATCAGCCAAGAAATACACGGAATACAAGGACTGA